One window of Hymenobacter sp. BRD128 genomic DNA carries:
- a CDS encoding glycosyltransferase family 4 protein → MPPTAPPLRLLVITYYWPPSGGAGVQRCLKWVKYLPELGVEPTVITVDADQATYPVRDESLLREVPPGVRVIRTATLEPFGSYQKLTGRAVPHGGFANEGTPSLAQQAMRFVRGNLFIPDPRRGWNTYALAAVEKLLAQGEKFDAVLTSSPPHSTQLMGLELQKKYGLHWLADLRDPWTDIYYTKDLHRTAAAAWLDARYESQVLRRADAVLVTSPETERLFRRKLPDLAKGKIVVLPNGYDEPDFQGESAPPADCLRITHTGTISARYHILPLLQAVADCARRYPAVPLLLRFVGQVDAGVREQVAATGLAATTEFIPFVPHQESVAYLLSSSVLLMAIPDVALNKGILPGKVFEYLAARKPVLCVGPAGCDADVVLRETGAGLALPYDDYELMRSTLEALAQRWQRSPNLDLPASPAVARYSRRGQATRLAELVRAASLLKRS, encoded by the coding sequence GTGCCCCCAACTGCTCCGCCGCTCCGTCTGCTCGTCATCACCTATTACTGGCCGCCCTCGGGTGGGGCGGGCGTGCAGCGCTGCCTGAAATGGGTGAAGTATTTGCCCGAGCTAGGGGTCGAGCCGACCGTGATTACCGTCGATGCCGACCAGGCCACCTACCCGGTGCGCGACGAAAGCCTGCTGCGCGAGGTGCCGCCGGGCGTGCGCGTCATTCGCACGGCCACCCTGGAGCCGTTCGGGTCTTACCAGAAGCTCACCGGCCGCGCCGTGCCCCACGGCGGCTTTGCCAACGAAGGTACCCCTAGCCTTGCCCAGCAGGCCATGCGCTTCGTGCGGGGTAATTTATTTATTCCGGACCCGCGCCGGGGCTGGAATACCTATGCCCTGGCAGCGGTGGAAAAGCTGCTGGCGCAGGGCGAAAAATTCGACGCGGTGCTGACTTCGTCGCCGCCGCACTCAACCCAGCTCATGGGCTTGGAGCTACAAAAAAAGTACGGTCTGCACTGGCTAGCCGACCTGCGCGACCCCTGGACCGACATTTATTATACCAAGGACCTGCACCGCACGGCCGCCGCCGCCTGGCTCGATGCCCGCTACGAAAGCCAGGTGCTGCGCCGGGCCGATGCCGTGCTGGTGACTTCGCCCGAAACCGAGCGGCTGTTTCGCCGCAAGCTGCCCGACCTGGCCAAGGGCAAAATCGTGGTGCTGCCCAACGGCTACGATGAGCCTGATTTTCAAGGCGAATCGGCGCCGCCAGCCGACTGCCTGCGAATTACGCACACGGGTACTATCTCGGCGCGCTACCACATCTTACCCTTGCTGCAAGCCGTGGCCGACTGCGCCCGGCGCTACCCGGCCGTGCCGCTGCTGCTGCGCTTTGTGGGGCAGGTCGATGCCGGGGTGCGCGAGCAGGTGGCGGCCACCGGGCTAGCCGCAACTACGGAATTTATTCCGTTTGTACCGCACCAGGAATCGGTAGCTTATCTACTCAGCAGCAGCGTCTTGCTAATGGCCATCCCTGATGTGGCCCTGAACAAAGGTATTTTACCGGGGAAGGTATTTGAGTACCTGGCGGCCCGCAAGCCGGTGCTGTGCGTAGGGCCGGCCGGCTGCGATGCCGACGTAGTGCTGCGCGAAACCGGCGCCGGGCTAGCCCTGCCTTATGATGATTATGAGCTGATGCGCAGCACCTTGGAGGCGCTGGCGCAGCGCTGGCAGCGAAGCCCCAACCTCGACCTGCCCGCTAGCCCCGCGGTGGCCCGCTACTCGCGGCGCGGGCAAGCCACGCGGCTAGCCGAGCTGGTGCGGGCCGCCAGCCTGTTAAAAAGGTCTTAG
- the pseB gene encoding UDP-N-acetylglucosamine 4,6-dehydratase (inverting) yields the protein MALNLNGKSLLITGGTGSFGKQFVRTIFKLYPGVRRLIVFSRDELKQYEMSQEFPHSQYPAIRFFIGDVRDSERLHRACEGVDIIIHAAALKQVPAAEYNPMECIKTNIFGAENVVNAALDCGVKDVVALSTDKAAAPINLYGATKLCSDKLFVAANNMKGARDLRLSVVRYGNVIGSRGSVVPFFLQQRHTGVLPITHPDMTRFNISLEEGVDLVLYALEHSWGGEIFVPKIPSYKITEVARAIGPDCEQRIVGIRPGEKLHEEMITQTDAMSTVELDRYYVILPTTSPGWREEEFIKHFNAKRVATDFHYDSANNSEWLSAEQIRKEIRLHVDANFEV from the coding sequence ATGGCCCTCAACCTCAACGGCAAGTCTTTGCTCATCACCGGTGGCACCGGCTCGTTTGGTAAGCAGTTTGTGCGCACCATATTTAAGTTGTATCCGGGCGTGCGCCGGCTCATCGTATTCTCGCGCGACGAGCTGAAGCAGTACGAGATGAGCCAGGAATTTCCGCACAGCCAGTACCCGGCCATCCGGTTTTTTATCGGCGACGTGCGCGACAGCGAGCGCCTGCACCGCGCCTGCGAAGGTGTCGATATCATCATTCATGCCGCGGCGCTCAAACAGGTGCCCGCCGCCGAGTATAACCCGATGGAGTGCATCAAAACCAATATTTTCGGGGCCGAGAATGTGGTAAATGCGGCCCTCGACTGCGGCGTGAAAGACGTGGTGGCTTTGAGCACCGACAAGGCCGCCGCGCCCATCAACCTCTACGGCGCCACCAAGCTATGCTCGGACAAGCTGTTTGTGGCGGCCAATAACATGAAAGGGGCCCGGGACTTGCGCCTGTCGGTGGTGCGCTACGGCAACGTAATCGGCTCGCGCGGGTCGGTGGTGCCGTTTTTTTTGCAGCAGCGGCACACGGGCGTGCTGCCCATCACCCACCCCGACATGACGCGCTTCAACATCTCGCTCGAGGAAGGCGTGGATTTGGTACTGTACGCGCTGGAGCACTCGTGGGGCGGCGAGATTTTCGTACCCAAAATCCCGTCGTATAAAATCACGGAGGTGGCCCGCGCCATCGGGCCCGACTGCGAGCAGCGCATCGTGGGCATCCGGCCCGGCGAAAAGCTGCACGAGGAAATGATAACCCAGACCGACGCGATGAGCACGGTGGAGCTCGACCGCTACTACGTCATTCTGCCCACCACCTCGCCCGGCTGGCGCGAAGAAGAATTCATTAAGCATTTCAATGCCAAGCGGGTGGCTACCGATTTTCACTACGATTCGGCCAACAACAGTGAGTGGTTGAGCGCCGAGCAGATTCGAAAAGAAATCCGGCTGCACGTCGATGCCAATTTTGAAGTCTAG
- the pseC gene encoding UDP-4-amino-4,6-dideoxy-N-acetyl-beta-L-altrosamine transaminase, whose protein sequence is MENPPTHPLPYGRQHITDADVAAVVATLRADFLTQGPRVAEFEAQFAAYVGASHAVAVSNGTAALHLCALALGVQPGQRVITTPITFAASANCVRYCGGEVHFADIDPATGLLDLVKVRELLEAHPKGYFTGLIPVDFAGLAVNLEEARALADEFGLWIIEDACHAPGGYFVDKQGEKRFCGSGQLAELAIFSFHPVKHIATGEGGMITTNDEVLARHLRRLRTHGIEREATGLLRQDEGGWYMEMQELGYNYRISDILCALGSSQLARADEGLARRRQLAAQYDDAFATTPGVTVLAPGRLGHAYHLYVIQVANRRGLYEFLRTKNILAQVHYVPVHRMPYYEKLGWQAGDFPAAEAYYARCLSLPLYPTLTDAEQAYVVGCVREFLTQPAA, encoded by the coding sequence GTGGAAAATCCTCCAACCCATCCGCTGCCCTATGGCCGCCAGCACATTACCGATGCCGACGTGGCGGCGGTAGTAGCCACGCTGCGCGCCGATTTTCTAACCCAGGGCCCGCGCGTGGCTGAGTTTGAGGCACAGTTTGCCGCCTATGTGGGGGCTAGCCACGCCGTGGCGGTGAGCAACGGCACGGCCGCCCTGCATCTGTGCGCGCTGGCCTTGGGCGTGCAGCCGGGCCAGCGGGTTATCACCACGCCCATCACGTTTGCGGCTTCGGCCAACTGCGTGCGCTACTGCGGCGGCGAAGTACACTTTGCTGATATCGACCCCGCAACGGGGCTGCTCGATTTAGTCAAAGTCAGGGAACTGCTCGAAGCCCATCCGAAAGGCTATTTCACGGGGCTGATTCCAGTTGATTTTGCCGGGCTGGCCGTCAATCTGGAAGAAGCCCGCGCGCTGGCCGACGAGTTTGGTCTCTGGATAATCGAGGATGCCTGCCACGCGCCGGGCGGCTATTTTGTGGATAAGCAAGGCGAAAAGCGTTTTTGCGGCAGTGGGCAGCTGGCGGAGCTGGCTATTTTCAGCTTTCACCCCGTCAAGCACATTGCCACCGGCGAGGGCGGCATGATAACCACCAACGACGAAGTACTGGCCCGCCACCTGCGCCGCCTGCGCACCCACGGCATCGAGCGCGAAGCCACCGGCCTGCTGCGCCAGGACGAGGGCGGCTGGTACATGGAAATGCAGGAGCTAGGCTACAACTACCGCATCTCCGACATTCTGTGCGCGCTGGGCAGCAGCCAGCTGGCTAGGGCCGATGAGGGCCTGGCCCGCCGCCGCCAGCTGGCGGCGCAGTACGATGATGCTTTTGCCACTACGCCGGGCGTGACGGTGCTAGCCCCCGGCCGGCTGGGTCACGCCTATCACTTGTACGTCATTCAGGTAGCCAATCGGCGGGGGCTGTACGAATTTTTGCGCACCAAAAACATTCTGGCGCAGGTTCATTACGTACCCGTGCACCGGATGCCTTATTACGAAAAGCTGGGCTGGCAGGCCGGCGACTTTCCGGCCGCCGAGGCCTATTACGCCCGCTGCCTGAGCCTGCCCCTCTACCCCACCCTCACCGATGCCGAGCAGGCCTACGTAGTGGGCTGCGTGCGGGAGTTCTTAACCCAGCCGGCCGCGTGA
- the rpmF gene encoding 50S ribosomal protein L32, with translation MAHPKRRTSTATRDKRRSHHKLTPKAVTICPNTGELHLRHKAYVVDGDLYHNGQLAIKNYTSVAAPAAAGDTGSDEE, from the coding sequence ATGGCACATCCTAAGCGCCGGACCTCCACCGCCACCCGCGACAAGCGTCGCAGCCACCACAAGCTGACTCCTAAGGCCGTGACCATCTGCCCCAACACGGGTGAGCTGCATCTGCGCCACAAAGCCTACGTGGTAGACGGCGACTTGTACCACAATGGCCAGCTAGCCATCAAAAATTACACCTCGGTAGCTGCTCCGGCTGCCGCTGGCGACACGGGCTCGGACGAAGAATAG
- the accC gene encoding acetyl-CoA carboxylase biotin carboxylase subunit: protein MFNKILIANRGEIALRVIRTCREMGIKTVAVYSTADKESLHVRFADEAVCIGPPSSRDSYLNIPTLIAAAEITNADAIHPGYGFLSENAEFSRICAENGIKFIGASPEMINQMGDKATAKATMIKAGVPVVPGSVGLLESVEQGKKIANEIKYPVILKATAGGGGRGMRIINGDDEFQKAWDDARTESKAAFGNDGMYLEKFVVEPRHIEIQICGDQFGHVCHLSERDCSIQRRHQKLVEEAPSPFMTDDLRERMGAAAIAGASAIGYEGVGTIEFLVDANRDFYFMEMNTRIQVEHPVTEEIINYDLIKEQIKVAAGIPISGKNYYPKMHAMECRINAEDPRNGFRPAPGRITTLHIPGGHGVRVDTHVYAGYQIPPNYDSMIAKLITVAQTREECIVKMKRALSEFVVEGVKTTIPFHLALMDSEDFKAGNFTTKFLESFDFSVV, encoded by the coding sequence ATGTTCAATAAAATCCTGATTGCCAACCGGGGCGAAATTGCCCTGCGCGTTATCCGTACCTGCCGCGAGATGGGCATCAAGACGGTGGCCGTGTACTCGACCGCCGATAAGGAAAGCCTGCACGTGCGCTTTGCCGACGAGGCCGTGTGCATCGGCCCCCCTAGCAGCCGCGACAGCTACCTCAACATTCCGACGCTCATCGCGGCGGCCGAGATTACCAACGCCGACGCCATTCACCCCGGCTACGGCTTCCTGAGCGAAAACGCGGAGTTCTCGCGCATTTGCGCCGAAAACGGCATCAAGTTTATCGGTGCTTCGCCCGAGATGATAAACCAGATGGGCGACAAGGCGACCGCCAAGGCCACCATGATTAAGGCCGGCGTGCCGGTGGTGCCCGGCTCGGTGGGGCTGCTGGAATCGGTGGAGCAGGGCAAGAAAATTGCCAATGAGATTAAGTACCCCGTTATTTTAAAAGCCACGGCTGGCGGCGGCGGGCGCGGCATGCGCATCATCAACGGCGACGACGAGTTTCAGAAAGCCTGGGACGACGCCCGCACCGAGTCGAAGGCTGCCTTCGGCAACGATGGCATGTACCTGGAGAAGTTTGTGGTGGAGCCCCGCCACATTGAAATCCAGATTTGCGGCGACCAGTTCGGCCACGTGTGCCACCTTTCGGAGCGCGACTGCTCCATCCAGCGCCGCCACCAGAAGCTCGTGGAGGAGGCCCCTAGCCCCTTCATGACCGACGACCTGCGCGAGCGCATGGGCGCGGCGGCCATCGCCGGCGCCTCGGCCATCGGCTACGAGGGCGTGGGCACCATCGAATTCCTGGTCGATGCCAACCGCGATTTCTACTTCATGGAAATGAATACCCGCATCCAGGTTGAGCACCCGGTAACTGAGGAAATTATTAATTATGACCTCATTAAGGAGCAAATTAAGGTAGCGGCAGGCATTCCGATTTCGGGCAAGAATTACTATCCCAAGATGCACGCCATGGAGTGCCGCATCAATGCCGAAGACCCGCGCAACGGCTTCCGCCCGGCGCCGGGCCGCATCACTACGCTGCACATCCCCGGCGGCCACGGCGTGCGCGTCGATACCCACGTGTACGCTGGCTACCAGATTCCGCCCAACTACGACTCCATGATTGCCAAGCTCATCACCGTGGCCCAAACCCGCGAGGAGTGCATCGTCAAAATGAAGCGTGCGTTAAGTGAATTCGTGGTCGAAGGCGTGAAAACGACCATCCCCTTCCACTTGGCCCTGATGGACAGTGAGGATTTCAAAGCCGGTAATTTCACGACCAAGTTTCTGGAGTCGTTTGATTTCTCGGTTGTGTAA
- a CDS encoding DUF177 domain-containing protein, protein MKKDPQFELPIARLSLKTHHFAFELGRAFFEEFDPKGEFIADGNLHADVTLDKTERVLTIDSHITGTVRLTCDRSLDEYDHPLDIKHQLLVRYGDEPKELDDDVLQVTPETLSLNIAQHLYDYIGLALPMKKLHPRFQNEADDDPDATTKLIFSTRPAGENPDDDEPADPRWAALKNLN, encoded by the coding sequence GTGAAAAAGGACCCGCAATTTGAGTTGCCCATCGCTAGGCTTTCGCTTAAGACGCACCACTTTGCGTTTGAGCTGGGCCGCGCTTTTTTCGAGGAGTTCGACCCGAAAGGTGAATTCATCGCCGATGGCAACCTGCACGCCGACGTAACGCTCGACAAAACCGAGCGCGTACTTACCATCGACTCGCACATCACGGGTACGGTGCGCCTCACTTGCGACCGCAGCCTCGACGAGTACGACCACCCGCTGGATATCAAGCACCAGCTGCTGGTGCGCTACGGCGACGAGCCCAAGGAGCTGGACGACGACGTGCTGCAAGTGACGCCCGAAACACTTTCGCTCAACATTGCCCAGCACCTCTACGACTACATCGGGCTAGCCCTGCCCATGAAAAAACTGCATCCCCGCTTCCAGAACGAGGCCGACGATGACCCCGACGCTACTACCAAGCTCATCTTCTCGACTCGCCCAGCGGGTGAAAATCCGGACGATGACGAGCCCGCCGACCCGCGTTGGGCGGCGCTCAAAAACCTGAATTAG
- the efp gene encoding elongation factor P, with the protein MASTADFRNGLVLNYNGDLHVITDFQHVKPGKGPAFVRTKMRNIKTGRTIDNTFNAGVKVETARVEQRPHQFLYKDDYGYTFMNKDDFEQVVLPEAMVPFADLMKEGQDVTILFHAETEQPLTAELPTTVDLVVTYTEPGLRGDTATNTLKPATVETGARIQVPLFIDQDTKIRIKTSDYSYVERVK; encoded by the coding sequence ATGGCTTCCACCGCCGACTTTCGCAACGGTCTCGTTCTCAACTACAACGGTGACCTGCACGTAATTACCGACTTTCAGCACGTAAAACCGGGCAAAGGCCCCGCCTTTGTGCGCACCAAGATGCGCAATATCAAGACGGGCCGCACCATCGACAACACCTTCAATGCGGGTGTGAAGGTCGAAACGGCCCGCGTGGAGCAGCGCCCGCACCAGTTTTTGTATAAGGACGACTACGGCTACACGTTCATGAATAAGGACGACTTTGAGCAGGTGGTGCTGCCCGAGGCTATGGTGCCCTTTGCCGACCTGATGAAAGAAGGCCAGGACGTAACCATCCTGTTCCACGCCGAAACCGAGCAGCCGCTCACCGCCGAGCTGCCTACTACTGTCGACCTGGTGGTGACCTACACCGAGCCCGGCCTGCGCGGCGATACCGCCACCAACACCCTGAAGCCGGCAACCGTAGAAACGGGTGCCCGCATCCAGGTGCCGCTATTTATCGACCAGGACACCAAAATCCGCATCAAGACCAGCGACTACTCCTACGTAGAGCGCGTGAAGTAA
- the plsX gene encoding phosphate acyltransferase PlsX yields the protein MKIALDAMGGDFAPQAAVAGAVLAAQRLAGKAQVVLIGPEAEIRPLLLEHGPSATTLEIVPASQVIEMGEHPTKAFQQKPDSSIAVGYRLLHSGEVDAFCSAGNTGAMLVGAMFTVKAVPGVLRPAIANFVPKLAGGYGILVDVGANADCKPEMLEQFGELGSLYAQYVLGIERPKVGLMSLGEEEGKGTVTTQAAHQLFKVNPHVHFIGNIEGRDLFNDKADVIVCDGYVGNVMLKMAESMYDIMVARNLNDEFFEKVNYETIGGSPILGINDNAIIGHGVSTPLAICNMLMQGYQMAQSGIVDQIKDSFKS from the coding sequence ATGAAAATTGCCCTCGACGCTATGGGCGGCGACTTTGCCCCCCAGGCCGCCGTGGCCGGTGCCGTGCTGGCCGCCCAGCGCCTGGCCGGCAAAGCCCAGGTTGTCCTTATCGGTCCCGAAGCTGAAATCCGCCCTTTGCTGCTCGAGCACGGCCCCAGCGCCACTACGCTCGAAATCGTGCCCGCCTCCCAGGTAATTGAGATGGGTGAGCACCCGACCAAAGCTTTCCAGCAAAAGCCGGACAGCAGCATTGCCGTGGGCTACCGCCTGCTGCACAGCGGCGAGGTCGATGCCTTTTGCTCGGCCGGCAATACCGGGGCCATGCTCGTGGGCGCCATGTTTACGGTGAAAGCCGTGCCCGGCGTGCTGCGCCCGGCCATCGCCAACTTCGTACCTAAGCTAGCCGGGGGCTACGGCATCCTGGTCGACGTGGGCGCCAATGCCGACTGCAAGCCCGAAATGCTGGAGCAGTTTGGCGAGCTGGGGTCGCTCTACGCGCAGTACGTGCTGGGCATCGAGCGGCCGAAAGTGGGCCTGATGAGCCTGGGCGAGGAAGAGGGCAAAGGCACGGTGACCACCCAGGCGGCGCACCAGCTGTTCAAAGTGAACCCGCACGTGCATTTTATCGGCAATATTGAGGGCCGCGACTTGTTTAATGACAAGGCCGACGTGATTGTGTGCGATGGCTACGTGGGCAACGTAATGCTGAAGATGGCCGAGTCGATGTACGATATCATGGTGGCCCGCAACCTCAACGACGAATTTTTTGAGAAAGTAAACTACGAAACCATTGGCGGCTCGCCCATCCTGGGTATCAACGACAACGCCATTATCGGCCACGGGGTAAGCACGCCCTTAGCCATTTGTAACATGCTGATGCAGGGCTACCAAATGGCGCAGTCGGGCATCGTGGACCAAATCAAAGACTCTTTCAAGTCCTGA
- a CDS encoding beta-ketoacyl-ACP synthase III, protein MKITAAITGVGGYVPDYVLTNQELTTLVDTTDEWITTRTGIKERRLLKGKDQGSSVMGIKAVQQLLEKTNTRPEEVDLLICATVTPDMLFPATANIISAGCGITKAFSYDMNAACSSFLYALATGAQFIQGGMYKKVVIVGADKMSAIVDYTDRANCILFGDGAAAVLLEPNYEGFGVLDQVLCSDGSGEAFLHQKAGGSRRPPSAETIANREHFIYQEGATVFKFAVKSMADVAAQVMARQHLSHDDIAWLVPHQANKRIIDATANRMGVGPEKVMLNIQRYGNTTSATIPLCLWDYEKQLHKGDNLILAAFGGGFTWGAMHVKWAYNS, encoded by the coding sequence ATGAAGATTACCGCCGCCATTACCGGAGTCGGAGGCTACGTGCCCGACTACGTGCTCACCAATCAGGAACTTACAACCCTGGTCGATACCACGGATGAATGGATTACTACGCGCACCGGCATCAAGGAGCGCCGCCTTTTGAAGGGCAAGGACCAGGGCTCGTCGGTAATGGGCATTAAGGCGGTGCAGCAGCTGCTGGAAAAAACCAACACCCGGCCTGAGGAGGTAGACCTGCTTATCTGCGCCACTGTAACGCCCGACATGCTGTTTCCGGCCACGGCCAATATCATTTCGGCGGGCTGCGGCATCACCAAGGCGTTCAGCTACGACATGAACGCGGCGTGCTCAAGCTTTCTGTATGCCCTAGCCACGGGCGCGCAGTTTATTCAGGGCGGAATGTATAAAAAGGTCGTTATCGTGGGCGCCGATAAGATGTCGGCCATCGTGGATTATACCGACCGGGCCAACTGCATCCTCTTCGGCGACGGCGCGGCGGCCGTGCTGCTGGAGCCCAACTACGAGGGCTTCGGGGTGCTCGACCAGGTGCTGTGCTCCGATGGTAGCGGCGAGGCCTTCCTGCACCAGAAAGCCGGCGGCAGCCGCCGCCCGCCCTCGGCCGAAACGATTGCCAACCGCGAGCACTTCATTTACCAGGAAGGCGCCACGGTGTTCAAATTTGCGGTAAAGAGCATGGCCGACGTGGCGGCGCAAGTAATGGCCCGCCAGCACCTTAGCCACGACGATATTGCCTGGCTGGTGCCCCACCAGGCCAACAAGCGCATCATCGATGCTACCGCCAACCGCATGGGCGTGGGTCCCGAAAAAGTAATGCTCAACATTCAGCGTTACGGCAACACCACCAGCGCCACCATTCCGCTCTGCCTCTGGGACTACGAAAAGCAGCTCCATAAAGGCGACAACCTGATTTTGGCGGCTTTCGGCGGCGGCTTCACCTGGGGCGCCATGCACGTAAAATGGGCGTACAATTCGTGA
- the accB gene encoding acetyl-CoA carboxylase biotin carboxyl carrier protein: protein MKAKELQELLDFIAKSGLNKVNIETEEFKISVQREPSTKQVVSMGAPLAAPTPQPVAAPVASPALPPIAPMATAGEAAPAASAASHTPLKSPMIGTFYRSSGPDSPAFVQVGDTVEKGQVICIIEAMKLFNEIEAEQAGRIVKVLVENATPVEYDQPLFLIE from the coding sequence ATGAAAGCCAAAGAACTCCAGGAATTGCTCGACTTCATCGCCAAGTCGGGCCTCAATAAAGTAAATATTGAAACCGAAGAGTTTAAAATCTCGGTGCAGCGCGAGCCTTCGACCAAGCAGGTCGTGAGCATGGGTGCCCCCCTCGCGGCGCCCACGCCACAGCCCGTTGCGGCCCCGGTGGCTAGCCCAGCCCTGCCGCCCATTGCCCCGATGGCCACGGCCGGCGAAGCAGCCCCGGCGGCCAGCGCCGCCAGCCACACGCCCCTCAAGTCGCCGATGATTGGCACCTTTTACCGTAGCAGCGGCCCCGACTCGCCGGCCTTCGTGCAGGTGGGCGATACCGTGGAGAAAGGCCAGGTTATCTGCATTATCGAGGCCATGAAGCTATTCAATGAGATTGAGGCCGAGCAAGCTGGCCGCATCGTGAAAGTGCTCGTGGAAAACGCCACACCGGTGGAGTACGACCAGCCGTTGTTCCTGATTGAGTAG
- the ffh gene encoding signal recognition particle protein, which yields MFDNLSSKLDKAIKTLKGQGSISEINVATTVKEIRRALVDADVNYKVAKEVTDKIKDEAMGRDVLTTVSPGQLMVKIVYDELTQLMGGEKQDIVIKGDPAVVLLSGLQGSGKTTFAGKLASFIKKQNRTVLLVACDVYRPAAIDQLKVLGEQIGVEVYSEPENKNPVEISQNAIAYAKKNNKKVVIIDTAGRLAVDEQMMREIEAVKRAINPSETLFVVDSMTGQDAVNTAKTFNDRLNFDGVVLTKLDGDSRGGAALSIRAVVEKPIKFISTGEKMEALDLFYPDRMAQRILGMGDVISLVERAQQQFDEDEAKRINAKIRKNQFDFNDFLGQLEQIKKMGNLKDLVGMIPGASKMMQGMEIDEDAFKPVESIIKSMTKQERAQPDLINGSRRRRLAAGSGTDIQQVNALMKQFEDMRKMMRQMNKLSQTKGGMAQMAKMMGGMKGMGGMMGRR from the coding sequence ATGTTCGATAACCTCTCCTCCAAGCTCGATAAAGCCATCAAGACTCTCAAGGGTCAGGGCTCTATCTCCGAAATCAACGTCGCCACCACCGTCAAGGAAATCCGGCGGGCGCTGGTCGATGCCGACGTTAACTACAAGGTTGCCAAAGAAGTAACCGACAAGATTAAGGACGAGGCGATGGGCCGCGACGTGCTCACGACCGTATCGCCCGGCCAGCTCATGGTCAAAATCGTCTACGATGAGCTGACCCAGCTCATGGGCGGCGAAAAGCAGGACATCGTCATTAAGGGCGACCCGGCCGTGGTGCTGCTCTCGGGCCTGCAGGGCTCGGGCAAAACGACTTTCGCCGGCAAGCTGGCTAGCTTTATTAAGAAACAGAACCGCACCGTGCTGCTCGTGGCCTGCGACGTGTACCGCCCCGCCGCCATCGACCAGCTGAAGGTACTCGGCGAGCAGATTGGCGTGGAAGTGTATTCGGAGCCGGAAAACAAAAACCCGGTCGAGATTTCGCAGAACGCCATTGCCTACGCCAAGAAGAATAACAAGAAAGTAGTCATCATCGACACCGCCGGCCGCCTGGCCGTGGACGAGCAGATGATGCGCGAAATCGAGGCCGTGAAGCGTGCCATCAACCCTAGCGAAACGCTGTTTGTGGTGGACTCGATGACCGGCCAGGATGCCGTCAACACCGCCAAAACCTTCAACGACCGCCTCAACTTCGACGGCGTGGTGCTCACCAAGCTCGACGGCGACAGCCGCGGCGGGGCGGCCCTCAGCATCCGGGCGGTGGTCGAAAAGCCTATCAAATTCATCTCAACGGGCGAGAAAATGGAGGCGCTGGACCTCTTCTACCCCGACCGGATGGCCCAGCGCATCTTGGGCATGGGCGACGTGATTTCGCTCGTGGAGCGCGCCCAGCAGCAGTTCGACGAGGACGAGGCCAAGCGCATCAACGCCAAGATTCGCAAGAACCAGTTCGACTTCAACGACTTCCTCGGCCAACTTGAGCAAATCAAGAAAATGGGCAACCTTAAGGACCTGGTAGGCATGATTCCGGGCGCCTCCAAAATGATGCAGGGCATGGAGATTGACGAAGACGCTTTCAAGCCCGTAGAAAGTATCATCAAGAGCATGACCAAGCAGGAGCGCGCCCAGCCCGACCTCATCAACGGTTCGCGCCGCCGCCGCCTGGCCGCCGGTTCCGGTACTGATATTCAGCAGGTAAATGCCCTAATGAAGCAGTTTGAAGACATGCGCAAAATGATGCGCCAGATGAACAAGCTCAGCCAAACCAAAGGCGGCATGGCCCAGATGGCCAAAATGATGGGTGGCATGAAAGGCATGGGCGGTATGATGGGCCGCCGCTAG